From the Meleagris gallopavo isolate NT-WF06-2002-E0010 breed Aviagen turkey brand Nicholas breeding stock chromosome 19, Turkey_5.1, whole genome shotgun sequence genome, one window contains:
- the NACC2 gene encoding nucleus accumbens-associated protein 2: MSQMLHIEIPNFGNTVLGCLNEQRLLGLYCDVSIVVKGQAFKAHRAVLAASSLYFRDLFSGNSKNAFELPGTVPPACFQQILSFCYTGKLTMAASEQLVVMYTAGFLQIQHIVEKGTDLMFKVSSPHCDSQTAMIEDPSSEPQSPCNQLQSASAPYVMSPSMPIPLLTRVKHESLELPPAAVPGLPAKRPLEPGARDGPAGAGPAAGPLKLSRVSYYGVPNLASLLPTVQQVQYSQGERTSPGASSIPTTDSPTSYHNEEDEEDDEAYDTMVEEQYGQMYIKSSGGYSVAQEKPEQIPLENRSCVLIRRDLVALPASLISQIGYRCHPKLYSEGDPGEKLELVAGSGVYITRGQLMNCHLCAGVKHKVLLRRLLATFFDRNTLANSCGTGIRSSTSDPSRKPLDSRVLNAVKRKERGLLLLGWNCMPRAKPEPEQGRPSLLRYRGKRYGEIRWQGN; encoded by the exons ATGTCGCAGATGTTGCACATAGAGATTCCCAACTTTGGGAACACCGTGCTGGGCTGCCTGAACGAGCAGCGCCTGCTGGGGCTGTACTGCGATGTCTCCATCGTGGTGAAGGGCCAGGCCTTCAAGGCACACCGTGCcgtgctggctgccagcagcctctaCTTCCGAGACTTGTTCAGCGGGAACAGCAAAAATGCCTTTGAGCTGCCGGGGACGGTGCCCCCTGCTTGCTTCCAGCAGATCCTCTCCTTTTGCTACACTGGCAAGCTCACCATGGCGGCCAGCGAGCAGCTGGTGGTGATGTACACGGCGGGCTTCCTGCAGATCCAGCACATCGtggagaaggggacagacttgATGTTCAAGGTGAGCTCGCCCCACTGTGACTCTCAGACCGCCATGATCGAAGACCCCTCCTCAGAGCCGCAGAGCCCCTGCaaccagctgcagtcagcctcTGCGCCCTACGTCATGTCCCCCTCCATGCCCATCCCGCTCCTCACCCGGGTCAAGCACGAGAGCCTGGAGCTGCCGCCGGCCGCCGTGCCGGGCCTGCCCGCCAAGCGGCCCCTGGAGCCGGGCGCACGTGATGGCCCTGCAGGAGCGGGCCCTGCTGCCGGCCCGCTGAAGCTGTCGCGTGTCTCCTACTATGGGGTGCCCAACCTGGCCTCCCTCCTGCCCACCGTGCAGCAGGTGCAGTACTCGCAGGGGGAACGCACCAGCCCCGGCGCCAGCAGCATCCCCACCACCGACAGCCCCACGTCCTACCACAAcgaggaggatgaggaggacgACGAGGCGTACGACACCATGGTGGAGGAGCAGTACGGGCAGATGTACATCAAGTCCTCGGGAGGCTATTCTG tcgCACAAGAAAAGCCGGAGCAGATCCCGCTGGAGAACCGCTCCTGCGTCCTCATCCGCCGGGATCTGGTTGCCCTCCCAGCCAGTCTCATCAGCCAGATCGGGTACCGCTGCCACCCGAAGCTCTACTCCGAGGGGGACCCTGGGGAGAAGCTGGAGCTCGTCGCAG GCTCAGGTGTTTACATCACGCGGGGGCAGCTGATGAATTGCCACTTATGTGCTGGTGTCAAACACAAAGTCCTCCTGAGGCGTCTCCTGGCCACGTTCTTCGATCG GAACACCCTTGCCAACAGCTGCGGAACCGGAATCCGCTCCTCCACGAGCGACCCCAGCAGGAAACCTCTGGACAGCAGAGTCCTGAACGCCGTGAAACGTAAGGAGAGgggtttgctgctgctggggtggAACTGCATGCCGAGAGCAAAGCCAGAACCTGAGCAGGGAAGGCCGTCTCTGTTGCGCTATAGGGGGAAACGTTATGGCGAAATTAGGTGGCAGGGAAATTGA